The nucleotide sequence aaaagagGTTACATAGGTATGAAGAATTTAAGTTGCATTTTAAAGTCAACTACTTAAGCATCTAAATGATTTAAAATTAAGTGCAAAATTGGAAGTTCAGTCACAGATGAGGCTGTAGAGTTGTGCTTAACATAGAAGAGGTCTACCCATGGCAGTGCACAGCTGCACACTCACAGGCTAACTCAGTCTGTCTCAGCCATGAATCTTGTAGATCTGAGCAACACCATTGATTAGGTCAGTTTGATCTACTTAATATAAACTCTCCCTTTCTAATAAGAAGGATATTAACTAAAGCTTTCAGTTAAGCAATAAAACTTTTCTAAttagcaacaaaaaataaaaattacatgcTTGCTCTGTTTCAGGCACTTTTAAGATCATAGATTATTTACTGTAGGTAAAAAGCAGATTAAGGGATCCCTTAAATTTCAACTCTAGTTATATACCATCTAGTATTCTTGCTCTGAATATTAAccaaaaaaagtttctaaacaCCTGTAAGTCCCACTATAAATCTTCATTGTTATGAGAAAAAAACcatcattaatgcttaatttgttcaGTGCATAATATTTACACTGTGAAACCAATGGGAGATAACAAGCAGTGGCAAAGAggcaataaattttaaaaagccaaagttttttatatatatatttttttacaatagTGTGCTAATCAGCATAATTgtgtataaaaaattaaaatatagcaGAGCATCCCATTACAGAAATTTTAATCATCTGAACTGCAGTCATTACTTGCTAACCATTTACATGCAACACCTGCTAGGactgactttttgtttttaaagtgtaaaatagATTATGAGGTTTAAGAGACAAACATTAATTTGTgtacaaacaaaattaaaaactgcaCTCAAGAATTGTACTTGTCACAAGCCTCTTCCatacaggaggggaaaaaaaagaaaaaaaaaattacaaacaatgACAGAAAGTGGTCTCTTTCTATACACTAATTATCAAATGCAATGCATAGACTGAGAATACCTGGATGACAAACTCCGTAGACACCAGAAACAAACATCTTTCATATACATGCTCCTTATAGGAGGCCTTTCTTTCCATCAAATGGTAATGGCTGATAGCAAATAAGGGGTAGCAGGTATACAACTAAGTAGATCTTGCAAAATACTAAGATGGGGCAGTTGTTAATATACAATTTGAACTATATATACAATATAATGGAATGTATCCCATCCCAAAACTGGTTTATGAAACAGTTGGACCTTTCTACACTAGCCTTATGACTCAGCTATTGTTCTAATGAAAACATAAGTACACAAGAGACTTGTATGTAAAGTAAAATTTATGGGGAACTTTACAGGAACTATTGGCAAAGCTGTTTAATggcatttctgcttttaaagtaattttgttaGATATAATTGAAACATTTGTGTATAAAATGTCCTGACAGACACTTCAACGTGGAGCTTTAGTGATTTTAAAAGGCCCTTTTTTGATCTGTTATGAATTGTACTGAAGAAGTATTGATGCATGCACACATCTGTGTCAGCTGAGACTAGTGATCCAACTGCATGCACATTTCCTCCTTGAGGTGCTTTCCATGTTAAACCACTTCAGTAACAGTAAGATGAAAAATAGattaaacaaagtatttcagattATTCAAACGGAATAGGAAATAGAATGCCAATATGGCAGTAAaacctttttctgttgttgttaaaCAGGAAGGTCTCTTGTACCAGCAGAATCCTGTATACAGATACACAGAGAAGGAGGGAATACACCACTTATAATTCCCATTAAACAAGAGCTGATTCATCATGTGAGAAGGTACAAATTACAGAAAACATGAATAGTCAATAGAAGAGAAACAACTGGTTTACATGAAAGAAGAGAACACTTCAGTCTGAATGCAGTTATTTTGTGAAAGCTGCTACAACAGCCCACAGAACCTCATTCgtgttggctttcatacattcAACCTCAGGGTCTAAATCCAGAAGCTGCCGCACTCTCTTTGTGGCTAAATCATACTGCTCATCCAAAAGGGGGGCAAAAGCGTTCTCCAGAACATCTGAAGCATGAGCTAAATAAACAAGTGCCAGCAAGCGCTTGTCCATGCGGTGAGGGTCATTCACCCATTTGTCAAGAACTGCTTCTTGAACCTTCCTGATGAGGCGCTGTTTGATATTGTTGTTGGTGAGAGGGTGCGTAGTCATGTCAAAAAGAAGGAAGTTCTGTTTCTCCGTTGTCAGTACACCTTTTTCCACTAGATTTTTAGCTAACCGTTCACGGACATTTCGCAATTGGTAGTGTAACTTCAATGGGTTCCATGTTTCACctaagaaaacaagcaaaaaagccaaGACTCAGGCAAAATTTAAGCTGTACTATCACAGTGATTCTCCTCCCCCACTGCAGAATGAGCTGTCAAATTCATATAGCTGACTATTACACTAAGATACTGTGCTCATGTCAGCATATCTCTGATCTATGACCTACCCAGATATGCATAGAGACAGAGGCCATGAGAGCCTCTTTGAGGAGTTTCAGTGTACATTTAAAGTTTGGACAAAATGCTAGCTAAGCCATGTCTTGATTAGGGATATGACAAATAAGCACTCTTGTACTGAAGGAAAATACACACACCCctcaagaaaaaaccccaaaacaaaacaccaaacaaaacaccacacacaGTCATGAAGAAAgagttaataaaaacaaaaataagcatcTCCTCCAATCTTGTCCATTTGTCTACTTCCAGCCTTCTATCAATTCAGAAGCTGGAAGAAGTGTCATTGCCATTCTTTCTGCCACAGAGACAAGCAAATGCACACCTACCCTATAAGTCCTCCTCATTTCTCTATTTCTTCAGGTTTACATTATTCTCTCCCTTCCTGCCCCCACCAGGTGAAACActgtgtgagtgtgagtgtgcaCATTACACAcgtgtgagagatgagaaaccaggcctgtgagacactaagaaaaacagcctgagaaagcaaaagttgaggctgatcaaagaaatgcctcaaacactcgcaagacaaaactatgagtcacagggtgcattctgtggaggtcgaagctgataaggctgcccaaataacacaagatgggactggaggagggagccctgtggagacaggacagctctgctctggtgcacctggcccaaacttcaagggccatctgtccggtgaatgacctttgcttcattatccacaaaatgcatattaaagttaacaccccccaatatgctaacgagggctaacatgatcatgctaattacatcatcccatgaaacaccttacccctccccgtacatgggatacgtaggtatgtgggtcgacctaggggatggacccaaggaaagtgggtataaatcaagaaggggggggggggggggcggggctggagagagagtgcagtgaagcgaagaagacggatgccagcggaaaagacggatgtctcctgtgcctcctggaaccctcgtcggcaggagcagcgcagaaacccagaccggtgatctgtatttccccattccctctatctccctcttttccctttcccattaagcaatgcaaggcatattatattgcttgccacaacttgctatatacttagccaactatcgtgtgttcaattagtacattgtgagtagttaataaatgtttagacttggagacttgttgtccgctctattggggatttgcaaatctgagtcacttgtccccctcgtctgagcgggacgtgacattaaaattggcgtagtcggcaggatccccttcggtgtcggaaagtcttatgagatactggttctctatccgaccaactcggacagggagaactgggaattggcccctcagctatatgctgggaaagggtcggagggatacccaTtgtctatccgataaggacagggagaatcgggaagcgacctctcagctctaagccaggagaggttcgagcagtggcaagccatgactggccaggaaatgtcggtgcttgactgctcccctgtttttgagaaactgaaggagtataaggcttgtcctcctcctttagtagaggtttgggcccacgataattggcataatccagaagcagtggcaagctatatcagtgcgcttgcgggggtgcaagggtcgcgaccaggcaaaggaaaagctgtagtgtgcgctgtattgggggcagcactgactgcagcccaaaaagataaacatgttaagaaacaattagaaggggaaatgatcaaatccttacaagatctggtaaaagctctccaggatcaattggtcgaggaacgtaaagttactgaacaaaaagctaaactctggcaagagcaaactgaagttctgaaaagccaattagctgatgagcgtaacacctctcagcgatttcacatggctctgttagatgccttggaccgagcaaaaatctcacggtccgaaaaagaggggaatgaacaagaaacctgcaaccggacagatctcggctctgttccggatagtgaacagggagttacgagtctggcaaaagcagcagccagacccttgtatccaacaaaggagttagagataagccgagaaattttttaccccgaaaatgagggggcaaatttaagaccatgaattaaaacggagaccaccgagggtcagggtggaagagctccgcaggtcaccattcgaactacaccatatccagcgactgagcttgtgaaaattcaggagaaatataccagacgagctcaggaaactgagactgaatacatgtggagggtatctttgactggtggcgaccgaatcttgttatcagaagatgaggcccaggggtactgggggccaggggttttcttagttactgacgaccagagagagccgtggtcgttaactcaacgagctgcttattgggctgggggtctggaccccttggaaaggggggatccagtatgtattgagaccccaaccgtaaatcatttgactgaaagtctgcagaaggctgcttgtctccaattaatgcatgacaggcgcttggttccgcagcagccttccccgatgctattaattgctaaccctgatcaaatgactcccctgattcggggcttgccggactctttgaaatcacatgcagtacaattacaagatcgtttgcggaatgcattagccccacgaggggggagacgggcggggggagaagccatgacctggggagagatagctcaggacttaataaattatggccggagaatgggccttaccaggggaacgggtaaacctaagccctcggtacgcagagtggaacagcaggaaaatccgcctccttcccctccgcaagttttaagagcaaagagaaacctcttgtggactgagggaatcggacaggggattccccgagagttaatggacggtatgcctgctacagttttagaaaagcttattcgagcctggaaagacaaaagaaagctgacccccccaaccgagcggacctttcgggcaaagggagggacagaactgaaaactaacgagatggtggtaattgcttctcaaacaccaactgcccctgaagaggacttgattgatttagagtcaggaaactggatgcgccatccccagtaagtgagccgggggatggcgggtgggtccacttaaggaggctcacagagaatactaaaggagacttgttgattacctttccgctcggtccctttaaaactccagttacatttctagtagatacgggtgctcagatctcagcactccaagctgaggttgccaagcgcaatggcataattgctgacaaaaagcagatctgggagaagggtctttttgtggttaccctagctttgcaggaagctgaaaaaatcatacagcagcaaccaatcattctacgaggaccctttaaggtcctgaaaccagtactggccggaaccccccctcctgtgggggttgcgcagcgagacacagtgaggaagtggtgagcacaattagatcattactgccacatgcatcagatagaggagggggcacccaaagtgctcaaaatacaagatccaccctccgaccaccctgaaccccctccctcatacataaaacctgctcccccatctgaaacccacctaaagaatgtatggttcaccgatgcatcttctagaagagagggaaaggtatggaaataccgagcagtagcactgcatgttgactcgggggaccgaatcataacagagggtgagggaagtgctcaggtgggagagttaacagcggtatggagcgtgattgttaaagaagctgagactacagaaccaggatttatttacacagactcctatgccgtattcaagggatgtaccgaacggctcacattttgggaacaaaaccactgggaagtaaatcgggtaccggtgtggcagcgtgaaaagtgggaggaaatcttaaacattgcaaaacggaagtcctttttagtaggatgggttgctgcacaccagtcaggaaatcaccctgcccacctgctaaacaaccaggtggattcaatgactcgtttgatgagaactgctacagaaggtgaggaggagaaatgggaacacttactggaatggctgcatgtaaagcggggtcattcaggaagcaaagatttgtttaaagaggcaataagcaggggatggtccgtaaccagggaattgtgcaataccattatttcagctgtagtctatgtcgtactcggctgggagagcacaaccctcttaaggaccaacccctacacctaagggacaacaagggactatgggacacctggcaggtggattatattggtcctttccggctctctgagggaaaacactatgtattggtgggggtggaaatagtattgggcctaacccaagcagaagctgtatctcgagcaactgcagaaaatacggtgaaggggttaaaacgctggtttagctgcttgcctaagcccagatcgatccaatcagacaatgggagtcactttactgccggggtggttcaggagtgggctcaagatgaaggaattcagtggattttccatactccatactatccccaagcaaatggaattgtggaacgcaccaatggactgttaaagcaggccctaaaacccctcgaaccaggatggccacaacgggtgtcagacgcagtaatgaagataaacagccggtggggaattaatgggtgcccacgacttaccgcgttctgtcctaagcctccgtccatactcgccaggaaaaaagagactaaagaccctgcaaacccgctccattatcctggacaacctgttctagtagacttgcccactgtggggcaagtacccctaaccctaaaaactcccatcaatatttgttcatgggtggctactgatgcccatgggaaagaatactgcatcaataccaggtggattgtcccttctttctaaccatcattgttttgtcatgtatatatgtgttttacagggcattgatcctggacaacaggagacctatgttacttttagcactttcaatggttgtaggcattattggctagttattatttgtaatctgcttacattattatataatttgtggaatcatacctgctgagtgtggaataaatcattgccaatcaattacaatcaacaatccaggaaattttacaggtacatttaatgagttcacctattggaaggctaacctggagttgtgccttaagtttccttattgggaatcacctccaaaataaaggaagcctgtgagtcacctgtgactgcacactggtgcttgcaaataccaaacagattacagtgctagctcatataactgggtgtggtccttacaacaccacatccaccaacagcaagatgaagtaatcaaagactagctggaggggtctgatcccacaaattaagcattaatgaattgtacctgaatattaaattgtattcccatttaaatccttatagacctgctaatgtgattgtgtaacctcaaatagttttagaaaatttaacttagcaattatatgtactaacaaggtatgcctttaaggaattaaaggtgcagacccaacaagcatctaagatggcgttgcagaatccggctagcattgctgaaggaacacggactgtgcggtgtgctgaatctaactgagggagaatgctgcatcaccatccacaatgccaccacctctatagaggagacccgtgccatgatgaagatcaCCACCAACGGGAACAGAGAACTTctttgactgatggactagtttgatggatggaaccctgggtcatgggtcacatcactgggatcctcaggactcacggggtggggaagatggcttgtaaatattagtattgtgatattatgcaaatttttgcttttaatagtatgccttgcagcaattagctatatgctctcccaccttctgtcttccttttccctataccttttgagatcacaacggtcaaagaagaacttggagtgtttgagtcacgggggaGGATGTGGGAGATGAGAAACCAGGAAACTAAataaaacagcctgagaaagcaaaagttgaggctgatcaaagaaatgcctcaaacactcgcaagacaaaactatgagtcacagggtgcattctgtggaggtcgaagctgataaggctgccccaataacacaagatgggactggaggagggagccctgtggagacaggacagctctgctctggtgcacctggccaaaacttcaagggccatctgtccggtgaatgacctttgcttcattatccacaaaatgcatattaaagttaacacccctcaatatgctaacgagggctaacatgatcatgctaattacatcatcccatgaaacacctcacccctccccgtacatgggatacgtaggtatgtgggtcgacctaggggacggacccaaggaaagtgggtataaatcaagaaggggggggggtgggggcggggctggagagagagtgcagtgaagcaaagaagacggatgccagcggaaaagacggatgtctcctgtgcctcccggaaccctc is from Strix aluco isolate bStrAlu1 chromosome W, bStrAlu1.hap1, whole genome shotgun sequence and encodes:
- the LOC141917664 gene encoding Golgi phosphoprotein 3-like isoform X2, with protein sequence MKAAGTTPAMMRRAIPRRRGSPSWRRCCFWASRTVRWRWKYLTVFHSSQGYTSFWNDCISSGLRGCMLIELALRGRLQLEACGMRRKSLLTRKVICKSDAPTGDVLLDEALKHIRETQPPETVQNWIELLSGETWNPLKLHYQLRNVRERLAKNLVEKGVLTTEKQNFLLFDMTTHPLTNNNIKQRLIRKVQEAVLDKWVNDPHRMDKRLLALVYLAHASDVLENAFAPLLDEQYDLATKRVRQLLDLDPEVECMKANTNEVLWAVVAAFTK